A genomic region of Macaca mulatta isolate MMU2019108-1 chromosome 5, T2T-MMU8v2.0, whole genome shotgun sequence contains the following coding sequences:
- the LOC702181 gene encoding large ribosomal subunit protein eL37-like has protein sequence MTKGTSSFRKRRNKTHTLCHHCGSKAYHLRKSTCGKCGYPAKHKRKYNWSAKAKRQNTTGTGQMRHLKIVYRRFRHGFHEATTPKPKRAAVAASSSS, from the coding sequence ATGACGAAGGGGACATCATCGTTTAGAAAGCGTCGCAATAAGACACACACATTGTGCCACCACTGTGGCTCTAAGGCCTACCACCTTCGGAAGTCAACCTGTGGCAAATGTGGCTACCCTGCCAAGCACAAGAGAAAGTATAACTGGAGTGCCAAGGCTAAAAGACAAAATACCACCGGAACTGGTCAAATGAGGCACCTAAAAATTGTATACCGCAGATTCAGGCATGGATTCCATGAAGCAACAACACCTAAACCCAAGAGGGCAGCTGTGGCAGCATCCAGTTCATCTTAA